In Sporosarcina psychrophila, a genomic segment contains:
- a CDS encoding NUDIX domain-containing protein: MSKFKTEEDALQNYDSSQYRTPDGYTSDIAIFTLIPNEELTVGSESTSHHSLALMLIKRAAFDAEGEPNIEGGKWALPGGFIHPEETAYEAAKRELKEETGVDGIHIKHYGVYDKLGRDKRGWILSNAHYAIVPEENINSREAADDADDVQLFTIDEVFTLDLAFDHYQVIKDALEAVRKDVFQTTVVKNFLTEEFKLEDLRQVLLAIINDPVVNSKPAFFRKAPNLPFIVEALDNNQVPKTAEPTSTTKRPSKLYRFVDVDITPSIWR; the protein is encoded by the coding sequence ATGTCCAAATTTAAAACTGAAGAAGATGCACTACAAAATTATGATTCAAGTCAGTACAGAACGCCAGATGGCTATACAAGTGATATTGCGATATTTACGTTAATCCCAAATGAGGAATTGACTGTTGGAAGTGAATCAACCTCTCATCACTCATTAGCTTTGATGTTGATTAAGCGGGCAGCGTTCGATGCAGAAGGTGAACCTAACATCGAAGGCGGAAAATGGGCTTTACCAGGAGGGTTTATCCATCCAGAAGAAACAGCTTACGAAGCGGCTAAGCGTGAACTAAAAGAAGAAACAGGTGTAGACGGCATTCACATCAAACACTATGGTGTGTATGACAAATTAGGTAGAGATAAACGCGGATGGATACTATCTAATGCTCATTACGCAATTGTTCCTGAAGAAAACATTAATAGTAGGGAAGCGGCTGATGACGCAGACGATGTTCAATTATTTACGATCGATGAAGTCTTTACGTTAGATTTGGCTTTTGACCATTACCAAGTGATTAAAGATGCTTTGGAAGCCGTTCGAAAAGATGTGTTTCAAACAACGGTGGTTAAAAACTTTTTAACAGAAGAATTCAAGTTGGAAGATTTACGCCAGGTGTTGCTTGCGATTATTAATGATCCTGTTGTGAATAGTAAGCCTGCGTTCTTTAGGAAAGCACCAAATCTGCCTTTTATCGTAGAAGCGTTAGACAACAATCAAGTTCCTAAAACAGCAGAACCGACAAGCACTACGAAACGACCATCAAAATTATACCGATTTGTAGATGTAGACATTACCCCTTCGATTTGGCGCTAA
- a CDS encoding helix-turn-helix domain-containing protein produces MTTYLTEYAHFTNKHDLDEATRQHVLTNWNDMNQTERAVLDMIRRYSVKYGAAHLKHETIEKAIKKSNATVRRAIRKLEKLEIIERIHYIRPVMSGLGANIYVIKPTNDQSKLNTPESTEKPLGSKVELAKPQTKAFFSKAIKPKDLKRTSPPEIVPTTLFGKMKSLLSSTIGENNLARNFYGVYRKQSLQMLKFSIHEDKGELFEQLAMQALRIAVQTTKQKKVRNLPGYYSGVLRELIGKALFSEAFMDYDIAVEGFYYR; encoded by the coding sequence ATGACAACTTACCTAACGGAATACGCACACTTCACAAACAAACACGATTTAGACGAAGCAACAAGGCAACACGTACTCACGAACTGGAACGACATGAATCAAACCGAGCGGGCTGTTCTTGATATGATCCGCCGCTACTCCGTTAAATACGGCGCTGCACACTTGAAACACGAAACAATCGAAAAGGCCATTAAGAAATCCAATGCAACTGTACGCCGCGCCATTCGCAAATTAGAAAAGCTTGAAATTATCGAACGTATTCACTATATCCGCCCAGTCATGAGCGGTCTAGGCGCTAATATTTACGTCATTAAACCTACTAATGACCAGTCGAAATTGAACACCCCAGAGAGTACTGAAAAGCCTCTTGGCAGTAAGGTGGAACTCGCTAAACCGCAAACCAAAGCTTTTTTTTCTAAAGCGATAAAACCTAAAGACCTTAAAAGAACGTCTCCTCCGGAAATTGTGCCTACTACACTTTTTGGTAAGATGAAATCTCTTCTTTCTTCAACAATCGGAGAAAATAATTTAGCACGCAACTTTTACGGCGTCTACCGGAAACAGTCCCTGCAAATGCTGAAATTTAGTATTCACGAAGACAAAGGAGAACTGTTCGAGCAATTAGCCATGCAAGCCCTTCGTATTGCGGTTCAAACAACGAAACAGAAAAAAGTCCGGAATCTGCCCGGCTATTATTCAGGTGTTTTGCGGGAACTCATCGGTAAGGCATTATTCAGCGAGGCTTTCATGGATTATGATATAGCCGTTGAAGGGTTTTACTATCGTTGA
- a CDS encoding nicotinate phosphoribosyltransferase: MTKKYQDDGLALHTDLYQINMAETYWEDNMHNKRAVFELYFRKLPFETGYGIFAGLERIIEFIQEYRFTDSDISYLREELGYEEDFLAYLQTVRFNGTIRAMKEGELVFANEPILQVEASLAEAQLIETALLNIVNYQTLIATKAARIKQVVGEQTVMEFGTRRAHEFDAAVWGTRAAYIAGFSATSNVRAGKMFGIPVSGTHAHSMVQAYKDEYKAFHKYARRHKECTFLVDTYDTLRSGVPIAIKVAKELGDSINFNAIRLDSGDLAYLSKEARKMLDKAGFRKTKIVASNDLDEKTIMNLKAQGAKIDAWGVGTKVITAFDQPALGAVYKLVAIEDDNGKMVDTIKISGNPEKVTTPGLKRVYRIVNKVNNRAEGDYIAMMDENPQAEEKLKMFHPTHTFISKFVTNFEAIELHQDIFVEGELVYVSPTIQEIQAYAKNNLNLLWDEYKRTLNPEQYPVDLSQKCWDNKMRNIREEQEKVQELNS, translated from the coding sequence ATGACTAAAAAATATCAAGATGATGGGCTAGCACTACACACGGATTTGTATCAAATTAACATGGCAGAAACGTATTGGGAAGATAATATGCACAACAAACGAGCAGTGTTTGAACTCTATTTCCGCAAGTTGCCTTTTGAAACGGGTTACGGTATTTTTGCAGGATTGGAACGAATCATTGAATTTATTCAAGAGTACCGTTTTACGGATAGTGACATTTCTTATTTACGTGAAGAATTGGGTTATGAAGAAGACTTCCTAGCCTATTTGCAAACGGTGCGCTTTAATGGAACGATTCGGGCAATGAAAGAGGGAGAATTGGTTTTCGCGAATGAACCAATTCTCCAAGTCGAAGCAAGTTTGGCAGAGGCTCAGTTGATAGAGACAGCTCTCTTGAATATTGTAAATTACCAAACACTCATTGCGACGAAAGCAGCACGTATCAAACAAGTGGTAGGCGAACAAACGGTAATGGAGTTTGGAACGAGACGTGCACATGAGTTTGACGCGGCGGTGTGGGGAACAAGAGCGGCATATATCGCAGGGTTTTCCGCAACGAGTAATGTGAGAGCCGGTAAGATGTTTGGCATCCCTGTGTCTGGAACACACGCACATTCTATGGTTCAAGCGTATAAAGATGAATACAAAGCATTTCATAAGTATGCTCGCCGTCATAAAGAATGTACGTTTTTAGTGGATACCTATGATACGTTGCGTTCTGGTGTGCCGATCGCTATTAAAGTAGCGAAGGAACTGGGAGATAGCATTAATTTTAACGCGATTCGTTTAGACAGTGGCGACTTGGCTTACTTATCAAAAGAAGCTCGAAAAATGTTGGATAAAGCAGGATTTAGAAAAACGAAAATTGTTGCTTCAAACGACTTAGATGAAAAAACCATAATGAACCTGAAGGCACAAGGAGCGAAAATTGATGCGTGGGGTGTCGGAACAAAAGTGATTACCGCATTTGACCAACCAGCTCTTGGTGCTGTTTATAAATTGGTGGCGATTGAGGATGATAACGGGAAGATGGTTGACACAATTAAAATATCTGGAAATCCAGAGAAAGTAACAACACCTGGATTGAAAAGAGTATATCGTATTGTGAATAAGGTGAATAATCGTGCTGAAGGTGATTATATTGCTATGATGGATGAGAATCCGCAAGCGGAAGAAAAATTAAAAATGTTTCACCCAACTCATACGTTTATCTCGAAATTTGTGACGAACTTTGAAGCCATCGAATTACACCAGGACATTTTTGTAGAGGGAGAGCTTGTATATGTGTCTCCAACTATACAGGAAATTCAAGCGTATGCTAAAAACAATTTAAACCTCCTGTGGGATGAATATAAGCGTACCTTGAATCCAGAACAGTATCCTGTGGATTTAAGTCAGAAATGTTGGGATAATAAAATGAGAAATATTCGTGAGGAACAAGAAAAAGTACAGGAGCTAAATAGCTGA